The following coding sequences are from one Dermacentor albipictus isolate Rhodes 1998 colony unplaced genomic scaffold, USDA_Dalb.pri_finalv2 scaffold_487, whole genome shotgun sequence window:
- the LOC139054014 gene encoding uncharacterized protein has protein sequence MFSIEDFKKLHDSGGQWSCDLELVPPVTDNMIDSHFGESHRQLHKGWMFKEERYIRRIEYLMCGQPTGTELVLRSICLCSMKAGHYKQVVALAKGGAGAVVQAYCDCVAGQSQRCQHIAALLFAIRSIQRPSCTSVPCRWMAPTQGQNHLLTKPLVDITFKKHVINKTVPVKAKRQLPPHLRTAGQAGLLKFRSAIATHAPELVWNRYTERPAPVKNASPINDTEDMNSQKCLTLIDEYFKEQVSLTATERADICAKTVGQDKNPLWFAERTGKLTASKFRRILHCLKPEGLVKEILYPRKEIMKSGDPRLYGIQNEAKAVQKYLEFMQLYDKNIDVLETGLHIHELHSFIAASPDRLVRDGSEDGLLEVKCPASKAGQRVVDACADKGFYLAVTNGEVTLKKDHYYYYQVQGQMGVAKKPWCDFVVFTDHADLQDCISVERIYFDAEIWKDILQGLVYFYKAAIIPELMTRRIRRLGFLYTTGAGYVSFKKYAVGFYLVDHCDEDHLKMTIRRLTRT, from the exons ATGTTTTCTATTGAAGACTTCAAGAAACTTCACGACTCCGGCGGTCAGTGGAGCTGCGATTTGGAGTTGGTGCCGCCAGTGACTGACAACATGATCGACAGCCATTTCGGCGAGTCGCACCGGCAGTTGCATAAAGGCTGGATGTTCAAAGAGGAAAGGTACATTCGCCGGATCGAGTATTTGATGTGCGGACAACCAACAGGGACCGAACTTGTGTTGCGCAGCATATGTTTGTGCTCGATGAAAGCTGGCCACTACAAGCAAGTCGTAGCGCTTGCTAAAGGCGGAGCAGGGGCCGTCGTCCAAGCATACTGCGATTGCGTTGCTGG TCAAAGCCAAAGGTGCCAGCATATAGCTGCATTGCTGTTTGCCATACGAAGTATCCAGAGGCCGTCTTGTACGAGTGTCCCGTGCAGATGGATGGCACCAACACAAG GACAAAACCATTTGCTGACCAAACCCTTGGTGGACATCACCTTTAAGAAACATGTGATTAACAAGACGGTGCCCGTTAAGGCTAAGCGACAACTTCCTCCTCATTTGAGAACAGCTGGGCAGGCTGGGCTGTTGAAGTTCAGGAGTGCGATTGCAACACATGCACCTGAGCTGGTGTGGAACCGTTACACAGAGAGGCCAGCACCAGTGAAAAATGCGAGCCCCATCAACGACACAGAGGACATGAATTCGCAGAAGTGCCTCACATTGATCGATGAATATTTCAAGGAGCAGGTGTCGCTCACAGCTACCGAGAGGGCAGATATCTGTGCAAAGACTGTAGGCCAGGATAAGAACCCTCTATGGTTCGCAGAAAGAACCGGGAAGCTAACTGCTTCAAAGTTCCGCAGAATACTGCACTGCCTGAAGCCAGAAGGGCTTGTTAAAGAAATACTTTATCctcgcaaagaaataatgaagagTGGTGACCCCAGGCTCTACGGAATACAAAATGAAGCAAAAGCAGTTCAAAAATATCTAGAATTCATGCAGCTATATGACAAAAATATAGATGTCCTGGAAACAGGATTGCATATTCATGAATTGCATTCTTTCATCGCCGCATCGCCCGATCGCCTTGTGAGAGATGGCAGTGAGGATGGCCTTCTAGAAGTGAAGTGCCCCGCTTCGAAAGCTGGCCAAAGAGTTGTCGACGCCTGCGCTGACAAAGGTTTTTACTTGGCAGTAACTAATGGTGAGGTCACCCTGAAGAAAGACCATTATTATTACTACCAAGTACAAGGACAGATGGGAGTCGCGAAGAAGCCATGGTGCGACTTTGTAGTCTTCACAGACCATGCTGACCTGCAAGACTGCATATCAGTGGAACGTATATATTTTGACGCAGAAATTTGGAAAGACATACTTCAGGGCCTGGTGTACTTCTATAAGGCTGCTATTATTCCAGAACTCATGACACGACGTATCCGACGCCTTGGATTTCTTTACACTACAGGTGCAGGCTACGTGTCCTTCAAGAAGTATGCTGTGGGGTTTTATCTAGTTGACCATTGTGATGAGGACCATCTGAAGATGACTATCAGAAGGCTGACACGCACATAG